The Gouania willdenowi chromosome 22, fGouWil2.1, whole genome shotgun sequence nucleotide sequence TACGCTCTGACACAATGTGACGTGCTAAGGTCTTGCTCTAATttccccttaaatatccaaatatctctcAAGCAGAACAAGATTTCACCATCaatatttgaattttaaaactgaaaaatgcagCTTATCTGGTCGTCGTTGCTTCTGTATTTCTGTCTTGATTTTAAGTCAGTGAATCAAAATAACCACACCTTTTAcgacttatttttatttgtctttaaaaccgaataaccaaagaatgaacagTACGAGGATTGAAATGACTCGTATTTTTCTCAATTGGTCTGTTTAATGCTCTGCAGcattcccccccacccccagagTGCCTCAAGGGCTGGTGGATCCATTTTGGCATCACCGTGCTTGGGCTTGAATTATTACTTTaatacaggggtgtcaaactcattttagtttaggagCCAAACATAAAGAAGTTCGATCTTAagttggccacagattttaggtcgGAAAACAATTGTAACAATACTTTCCCCATGTTTGCACTTTGACGTATAAACGATACATAAAGTACGTAAGgtgccaacaatatccaagcaatacgtGACAGATATCGGtgcctgcaggattttctcttttaagttttattaagttttgggaaattatgagaaataatttcaggaCAATTGAGTCCTTTGAACAAATTTGAGATTCGAAATGAAATATTTAGAATGGGCAATGTCGACAAACATGTTTAAAGATACCAGTGTCATCACTGTATCTGCAAGAATTTtacagaagttccacagtgtggatgggaaaaggAATGAATACacctatatatattttttttggtagccagaacatcaccaaagtGTAATCACCTCTtcattttcctgaaaatgtcatccAAATCATTCATAACTTAAGTTATCTTTCTAACAGACAGATAAACGGAGGGTAAAACAACCTTCCACTCTGCGCCGCTTCTgcgcttggcagaggtaatgactaaaaactgacaaaaccacagacaaagacaaattgTTAATGTTCAGATCagtcattctaaatgctgacaattgttgataatgtggccctcggataagatacaatcacatttctgtAGCGCCCGCTGTGATGGAGTTTGCCCATCCCTGgcctaaagggccggatttcgGCCCCAGGCCCTGAGTTTGACAAGTGTgctctagggatgtaacgattaatcgtaaggcagttaaaaatcgattcataggtataacgattcacatcgatgctgtgaaaattgaatcgcagtactttttttaaccagcagagggcgctacccagaagagttggcggcgagcgaaatctgctaatactttctttctggccatcttctactcttaaacatattcataaatgattccttgcccctttagcaccaaaagaatatctgtaatattacgtgaatatctgtaaaagtcacgtttttctattagctctgtctgctagcatagcgtcttttcttcactgcaaaatatctgcatgccaaccgaccactgggttaccagcgccctctgctggttcaaacaaatatcttacctaaatacagtaaaatgactgttttttttttgttttgttttttaagtccaattgttaaggcacaaaataaattttcagttgcacttttaaaaagaaaaagaactattatgcagttttgtattgtttactatagaaccagaattttaataagcttcttcatcatttgtattattcctttatttatttcattcaagatttatttttagttaaattgcattgttttgaatagtttatcaagggattcttttgacaatgaaaaatagtattttcccaaagaaaataaaggaatatttttcagtcatcatttgtctacagtcccattttgtaaaataaatcctgagagaatcgtatcgtgaacccagtatcgtgaatcgaatcgtatcgggagttgagtgaatcgttacatccctagtgtgcTCTAATAGCTTGGATATGACTATTTAATGATGTTAAAACGTCAAGCCCTTTTTCAATATTGGGGTTTGGTTTTGCATCTTtgacataaacaaacacaagctCTTGGTCTAAAACTGCTGAAAAATGTCAAACAATCGGTgagagaaaatgtttttaaaaaagccttTATTGGACAGCATCTCTGAATGTGAATAAATCATCATAGGCTACTGTTACTTAGGCACAATGCTGACGGCTCCTCTGCATTAGCATCTCTGCGTAGCCTCTGTAGCCACAGCCATGAGAACATGACACGCTTTAGATACAGATTCAATGTGGCAGCAAACAaagcacacagaaaaacaacgtTTGTTCAGCAAAAACTGAACTTATTTATGATGGTTCAGCTCTGCTGAATAAATGTCACCAACAGTTTCTGTGTTTGACGCTGacattgtgtgatttttattacatttctttttttattcctcagttactgaaaaaaatgaaaaaataaaacaagcagCTATGGATGGGcttccattgttttttttttttttaaccccgacacaaaaagaagcaaaaatcaTTCAAGATTTAGGAAAATACATAGACATATCTATATATAGCTATAATAAATTTCTTAAACACGTTTATCTACTTTATTTGTGCCCGTTGATGCAGAAAAAGACGTCCTTGggtctttaaaatgtatttgtgagTCATAAAAGGATGGCAGATGTTCACAATATGTGCTGCTTAATGGCATTAATGGGTCAGTTATCAACCGTCTGTGTGCTGAACCAACAGAAAAGCCTGTATAGAAATCCATACATCACTCAGTGGATGACAGGTTCATCTGATGTTCTGATACCagtcaagctttttttttttttaaaaaaaaaaaaaatattgaaatcaatattttatgaaaactggTGAAGTCGTTGCTACtctgattttctattttcatatTCTAATGACACTTAACCTGTGGAAGCCCATTTCCACcagtagaaaaaaaacccaactaggaatagtaaaataatattgtaaaaattcttaagtcataattataagatactAATTAGTCAGCATTTTTAGATATCTAATAATTATGGCTTAGTATCTCGTAATAATGAGATAGTATCTGAGAAGTATGACTTACTATCtcgtaattatgagatagtatctgAAAagtatgactttctatctcgtaattatgagatagtatctgAGAAGTATGACTTACTATCTCGTAACTATGACGTATCTCACAAATATGacttgtatctcataattaccACTTAGTATcttttaaatatgaaatagtatcTGAATTATGACATACTATCTTGTAATTATGATTGTTTCTCAAAATTATAACTAAGCATCTGATAATTCTGATTTAGTAGATGATAAATTATGACTTAGCATCTCATAATCATGACTTAGTATATCAAATATTAGatctaataattatgacttagtatctgaTAAGTCTGACTTAGTATCTCACAAATATCACTTAGTGTCTGATAATGACtcagtatctcataattatgacttagtagcTACTATTTATAACTTAgtttatcataattatgagattgtATCTGATAATTATAACTtggtaaattataattatgaccTAGTATctgataattatgagatagtatcaaaattatgacttagtatctcttaattatgacttttttaattattgttagtTTTTGGGGGGTATTTACTGGCAGAAATGAGTTTCCATACTTATACAAATGACTTATACTCATAacaatattgaaataaagaaaagaaaacgtgTCTGGTTTACACTTTCACCACTTGCAGCAGCTGAAACGCATAAGTTTATGAAAAGCCTTCTTGAAGTCCTCGTTGGACATGGTGTAAATGATGGGGTTGATGAGGGAGTTTAAATATCCCAGCCAGGTGAAAAAGTCAAACAACTCTTGGTTGAAGCACGTGTCACACGTGCCCACCAGCAGAGTGTAGATGAAGAAGGGGAGCCAGCAGACGATGTAAGCACCCAGGATTATTCCCAAAGTCTTGGTGGCTTTCCTCTCCCGCGCTGCGGAGATGCGCTTCTTCTCCAGGAGCGCGTCCGACACGGTCACCTTCACCTGCGGGCTGTCGCTGGCCGACGAGCCGCTGTCGCTGAACGGAGGGTCGTGTCTCCCACAGTGCGGAGACGACGTGGACGCAACGGATCCTGGAGAGTTGGTCACCAGGTGCGCAGAGGTCAACCTCTTCCCCACCTTCTTCGGGGACTGTTTAAGAATCCGTTTCCGAGCCTCCACGTAAATCCGTCCGTAGAGGACAATGAGCAGCAACGTGGGGATGTAAAACGCCCCAAAAGTGGAGTAAATGGTGTAGAAAATGTGGTCCGTGTTCACACTGCAGCTCGTCAGCTCTTCCGCCTTCACTTGTCTCCAGAACAGAGGAGGCATGGAGATGGAGATGGCGATCACCCAGGCTGTGGCCACCATCCCCGCAGCGCGTCCCGGCGTGCGCTTTTTGGAGTACTCCACCGCGTCCGTGATGGCCCAGTATCTATCCAACGCGATTACGCACAGATGTAGAATGGATGCAGTGCAACACGTTATGTCCGAGGACAGCCAGACGTCGCACACCACCTGGCCCAGTGTCCAGGTGTGGAGGACCGTGTATAGGACGCAGATCGGCATCACCAGGATGGACACCAGGAGGTCTGTGACCGCCAGGGAGGCGATCAGAAAGTTGGCCGGAGTTTGGAGCTTCTTCGACTGGGAGATGGTGGCGATGACGAAGGCGTTAGATAAAGTGGTGGCCAGTGTGATAACGGACAGGATGACGGCCAGAGTCACCTGGTACGCCAGGCTGTCCGCGCGCTCCTCTGCACCGTCCGAGTCTGTGGTGTCGTTGGTGCTGTTCAGAGGCTCCATTTCACCCAAAAGCTCCATAACTTTAATCCAATCACTGATGTTTCATCTACTAATGTGGGAAATAAAAAGCCCTTTGGATGATCTCTTTTCATCCATGATTTGGCACAATTAAACACAtccccttcttcttcttttcatagAAATTCACAGCACAAATGTGCCCAAATCTGGAAGAAAACACACATCCTCTCATTGCACGAATCCAAAATTCggattaaaatcaaataaaaacatccaaTTTTAAATTACGCACAAGAATCAGATctgcctctgctgctgctgctgctgctgcgtaaATGCCCAGCTGTTAACACATCTGGGAGATGTCACAGATCATCTGCATGTATATGTCCAGAGCTGTACCTTCTCAGAACCCAGAGTGGTTGAATGGCGAGTCCAACCAAAAGTCTGCTTTTATACAGACTCTGACATCAAACAGATAACCACTGATCACAGCCCTGGGTTTTTTCTCTGCTCATGACGAATCAACTATATCTGCTGGGTCATAGTGCCCTCAAAGAATGCTACACCTTGTATATATTATACGAAGGAGGGAATTAGATTATTGGtatgaaaacatgttttacttgCATGTGAtcaactttaaaatgtatttatgtaggATGTGAAGCATTTATaatcaatatggatgcatttaaaCATTCTTGTCTGGAGGAAAGTTTgcaaatgtggtttgttttttactaaaaactgctaggaaaaaaaataataaataaataaaaaaatcagatatagATGGTGTGGTCTCAGatcatgtgtcaaactaaaggcccgggggccaaatccggccctttcaagcatccaatttggcccgccgGGGAAAGTAATAACGACTTAAAACActgtaaattactaaataatacAGTTGTGGATATCCTAGTACGGTTGCAAATGGACGTAAAATATCTGGTCAATTTCCACAGGAATTTTGGAAATATGGAAACAtttaacttttcatgggaattatttattgaaagtagaaaatgggagtaattttaaatcactaACAATGCCCAACATAAATATTGCCCTGTACGCTAaataatacactaaaataaaaaaaaattcaacagatTATTCAGGTGGTTTCATGAGTTATCCCACGCTTGTATAACACGttggaagtcatttttcttaaagaaacctaattttttccaaaatcctgctcaaccctcaaattatttgacagaATTTcctcaaatcaaataaatatagTCACTATAACTGTCACCTATTGTTGGATATTGCCGGTGCCTTATATACTATACATAGTTTTATATGGAAATGCAAAGTGGCGCTAATGTTCTGCTGCCTTTTTGAGATCCAACTCATCCGTATTTGGtctctgaactaaaatggggcgacacccctgctttagagcatccaagtcggcccacaggagaaagtaaaaaatgacagaaaaaaaaacatgaattactgAGTAAACTACCAAATATTCCAGTTGTAGAAATCTAAAATTCACCAATTtgatgaaactccacaatattttaggggcttgcatttttcaTTGGTTTATATcgcatgaatgcagtcatttttaatggcaAACTGTgggaaatatttttgaaaatgaactgatattaaaaactagggcaAAATAACGTTAAAAATGTTCTCCCCCCCGCACCACCAACAccacctataatctgtggcccacttgagatcaaactggtctgtgttCGTTcactgaattaaaatgagtttgacaccccttcatagaacaataaatcaaagattatttgctaaaaacacacagaaatgatgtaaaaggttgaaattgttgtttGATAAAGGACTTATTCCTGTCACTTGATAAACATTTGagatttcaaagtaaatgtaaTAGAGGTATGATAGCTTAAATAAAAGATTGCTATCATAGactgtaaataaatgtctattatttatttatccatttaTTTTCAAGCATTATGCAGACACTTAAAACAtaagttatttattaaataacattAGCAACGTTTACACAATGATATGACAATGTTGAGTTCTCAGACTTTCATGTGCTTAGGTTTGATTAGGCTTTCCAGATTGGCCGTATGAGACCAGACAACACGATTGGTTTGCTGCTTCACTTCTTGTAGACTTGAGGTGATGAGTTTTCACACAAAGTAAATCTGCCACTGCTGGCACTTCCCATGTGTGAAAGTAGTTCTCGTTGCTTTTGGCACAGAGTGGCACTCAGTTACAATCAAGGCGTTCTCTTGTTTACTTGTTTCTCTTTAATAGGGCTACAACAGAGATGTGATCACAACTTCAGCGACCAAAATTAGATTTATCACATATAGATCAGCATTGTTCTCTGATGCATTAATGTGCCATTAGAGATTACCAAGTGTGCCATAGAAAACCTTTCTACATTTACCCAGTTGGGTTAAAGATGTGTTCTGGTAACAATCAGGTGTCAGTGCCTTTAACAACATGCAAAAGTGTGGTAATCAAACATTCCTCCATGCCACTAGATGGCAGTACGTAGAACAATAAGGCTGAAACGTACTTAACATTTGACTGGATGTTAAAACGTAACTAAATCCTGAGGTTTAGACTGTGTCCTGAAGACTTACTGATACTAAGTCTTACATccaaattagtatgtagtgtgttcacattagatagtatgaaaagattgaataCGTGAGAAAATACTCAGATgtgtactatatatatatatatatatatatatatacagtatatatactgtactgcacggtgggcacactagtcatactcaaaccagcatgatgcattgcgagcagaatggaaaatggtcctgggaccggcttcaagctaaaaatccaaCATccgcttttcaaaacaaaagcatctcttcttgtcttgaGCCAACAGTAACTTAAGAAGCcaacaaaacatcacaaaacaaCATTCTTAACCATTAGCAAGATCGGTTTGTAATAGctaggtttcaacccatagagaggagttactcttacatttttaccacAAAATATACCAATATACTAAAATGTCAAGTTAGACCAGAATCAATCAAGAACACTACTGCataccaaacatttgttttggGGCATTTGTTCAGCCAGTAGTGCCCAAAAAATGACTAACAGTAATAAACAGCACAATATAATCCACAAACTTGTTCAGAACCACCAAAGCAATAATTAACtggatttactgtatatcatgcttttgttacagctGAAGTAGTCCAAACATCAAGCATGTTCACATACCAATGGGAAAGAGCTCTAGGTTACCATTGAAGGCAATTTAGGTTTCAGTTTGGTGCCGAAATACACTTTGACAGTTATAAGCATAGGTCAGAGCATGCATGTTTTCCTAaagtatgtatgtttgtatgatggatggctggatggttggatgaatgaatgaatagatggatgactAAGAAATTGATTTTCAAACGTccttggctcaagtacccccatttttcttatttctgaatccatgtacctcCTTTTATCAATCAAAGATTTTGCGCAGAATTctatgatgga carries:
- the htr1b gene encoding 5-hydroxytryptamine receptor 1B, which codes for MELLGEMEPLNSTNDTTDSDGAEERADSLAYQVTLAVILSVITLATTLSNAFVIATISQSKKLQTPANFLIASLAVTDLLVSILVMPICVLYTVLHTWTLGQVVCDVWLSSDITCCTASILHLCVIALDRYWAITDAVEYSKKRTPGRAAGMVATAWVIAISISMPPLFWRQVKAEELTSCSVNTDHIFYTIYSTFGAFYIPTLLLIVLYGRIYVEARKRILKQSPKKVGKRLTSAHLVTNSPGSVASTSSPHCGRHDPPFSDSGSSASDSPQVKVTVSDALLEKKRISAARERKATKTLGIILGAYIVCWLPFFIYTLLVGTCDTCFNQELFDFFTWLGYLNSLINPIIYTMSNEDFKKAFHKLMRFSCCKW